CGTAGCCGAGACCGTGGTCTATGCCGGCACCGAAACGGACATCTGCTACGCGAACCACGTGGAGGCGGTGTTCTGCATCTCCGGCAAGATGATCCTGGTCGACCGGGACGAGGACGAGGAGCACGTCATCGAACCCGGCACCCTCCACATCCTCGACGATGCCGACAACCACACGATCAAGCCCATCGTCGACAGCACGTTCCTGTGCATCTTCACGCCGCCGCTGACCGGACGTGAGGACCACGACGAGAACGGCGTGTACCCGCTGCTGACCGACGAGATCGTCGAATCGAAGTAGATCATCGCCCATACCGCATTCCCGTTCGGAAAGAGGCGAGGTTCGTGTTCGTTCTGTGGATCGTTCTGCTCAGTGTGAGTGGCCTGGGCGTGCTCCTGGCCGGTGGAGCCGCAGCCTGGGCCCACACCCGAGGTAGGAGGACGACCGATGAGCCGTGACATGCCGCGGTTCAGTGTGGTCGTGGCCGGGCGGGAAGACGATCGCCCGCCCACCGAGGCTCTCGCGGTGGCCCGACTGGCCGACCAGTTGGGTTACCGGCATCTGTGGGTCGGGGAAAGCGGGCCCACCTGGGACGGATTTGCCCTGGCCACCGCGATCGGGCAGGTCACAAACCAAATAGCGATGACCATCGGACCGCTACCGGTATCGCTACGCGACCCGGCCACGATTATCCGTGCCGCGGCCTCGGTCGCCGTCC
This portion of the Actinopolyspora lacussalsi genome encodes:
- a CDS encoding L-ectoine synthase (product_source=KO:K06720; cath_funfam=2.60.120.10; cog=COG1917; ko=KO:K06720; pfam=PF06339; superfamily=51182), with amino-acid sequence MQVRRLSDIEGTDRDVMAESGTWRSKRILLASDGFGYSVAETVVYAGTETDICYANHVEAVFCISGKMILVDRDEDEEHVIEPGTLHILDDADNHTIKPIVDSTFLCIFTPPLTGREDHDENGVYPLLTDEIVESK